A single Musa acuminata AAA Group cultivar baxijiao chromosome BXJ2-1, Cavendish_Baxijiao_AAA, whole genome shotgun sequence DNA region contains:
- the LOC135598575 gene encoding oxysterol-binding protein-related protein 3A-like: MDSGDQKPASSAAGGGFFSAIASSVRNWGSAMQKSVNGLLGYEGLEVINPEGGTDDAEAEAQRGRWKQEDRDGYWKMMHKYIGSDVTSMVTLPVIIFEPMTMLQKMAELMEYSYLLDMADDCEDPYMRLVYTSSWAISVYYAYQRTWKPFNPILGETYEMANHGGITFIAEQVSHHPPMSAAHAENEHFIYDITSKLKTKFLGNSVEVYPVGRTRVTLKKSGVVVDLVPPPTKVNNLIFGRTWVDSPGEMIMTNLTTGDKVVLYFQPCGWFGAGRYEVDGYVYDAAEEPKILITGKWNESMSCQPCDKEGEPLSGTELKEVWRVAATPVNDKYQYTYFAHKINSFETAPKNLLASDSRLRPDRYALEKGDMSKSGAEKGSLEEKQREEKRIREANGHKFTPRWFNLSSEITPTPWGDLEIYEYNGKYAEHRAKVDDSDSIEEVDIKTIEFNPWQYSDLSAE; the protein is encoded by the exons ATGGATTCCGGAGATCAGAAGCCGGCTTCTAGTGCTGCTGGCGGCGGTTTCTTTTCCGCGATCGCTTCAAGCGTTCGGAATTGGGGCAGTGCGATGCAGAAGTCTGTTAATGG GCTATTGGGCTATGAAGGACTAGAAGTGATAAACCCAGAAGGAGGCACAGATGATGCTGAGGCTGAAGCTCAACGAGGAAGATGGAAGCAAGAG GACCGAGATGGTTACTGGAAGATGATGCACAAGTATATAGGATCAGATGTTACATCGATGGTGACGCTCCCGGTCATCATTTTTGAACCAATGACAATGCTTCAGAAAATGGCAGAG TTAATGGAGTACTCTTACTTGTTAGATATGGCAGATGATTGTGAAGATCCTTATATGCGGTTGGTCTATACTT CTTCTTGGGCGATATCTGTTTACTATGCTTATCAGCGAACATGGAAGCCTTTTAATCCCATCCTTGGTGAAACATATGAAATGGCCAATCACGGCGGCATTACATTTATTGCGGAGCAG GTAAGCCATCATCCTCCTATGAGTGCAGCTCATGCTGAGAATGAGCATTTTATTTATGACATTACTTCTAAATTAAAGACCAAGTTTTTAGGAAATTCTGTAGAAGTGTATCCTGTTGGAAG GACGAGAGTGACCCTAAAGAAATCTGGTGTAGTCGTAGATTTGGTTCCTCCTCCCACAAAGGTTAATAACCTTATATTTGGGCGAACATGGGTTGACTCACCTGGGGAGATGATCATGACAAATTTGACAACTGGAGACAAAGTAGTGTTGTATTTTCAACCGTGCGGCTGGTTCGG TGCTGGTCGATACGAAGTAGATGGATATGTATATGATGCagcagaagagcctaaaatattgATCACTGGAAAATGGAATGAATCAATGAGTTGTCAACCATGTGATAAGGAAGGAGAGCCTCTTTCTGGCACTGAATTGAAAGAG GTCTGGAGAGTTGCTGCTACTCCTGTGAATGACAAGTACCAATACACATATTTTGCCCATAAGATTAACAGCTTTGAGACAGCTCCTAAGAATCTATTGGCATCAGATTCTCGATTGCGCCCTGACAGATATGCACTTGAGAAAGGTGACATGTCCAAGTCTGGTGCAGAAAAGGGCAG TCTGGAGGAGAAGcagagagaagaaaaaagaatcaGAGAAGCCAATGGGCACAAATTCACTCCACGATGGTTCAACTTGAGTAGTGAAATTACTCCAACACCTTGGGGGGACTTGGAAATATATGAATACAACGGTAAATATGCTGAACATAGGGCCAAAGTTGATGACTCTGATTCCATTGAAGAGGTTGACATCAAAACTATTGAATTCAACCCATGGCAGTACAGCGATTTGTCTGCTGAATGA
- the LOC135598574 gene encoding CASP-like protein 5B3, whose translation MKVVFGSPGTWSGLLLRTGQWVFAGASIGVMLSAFGFSNYTAFCYLIASMGLQALWSLGLACLDIYALKVKRDLHNPLLVSLFVVGDWVTAALSLAAACSSAGVTVLFVRDTDFCKAYPQFSCGRYQISTTMAFITWLLVATSSLVMFWILTSA comes from the exons ATGAAGGTGGTCTTTGGGAGCCCGGGGACGTGGAGCGGGCTGCTGCTGAGGACTGGGCAGTGGGTTTTCGCCGGGGCTTCCATCGGGGTGATGCTCTCCGCCTTCGGCTTCTCCAATTACACCGCTTTCTG CTACTTGATTGCTTCTATGGGACTACAAGCTCTATGGAGTTTGGGTCTTGCATGCCTTGATATCTATGCTCTAAAGGTGAAAAGAGATTTGCACAACCCTTTGCTAGTAAGTTTGTTCGTGGTGGGTGATTGG GTAACGGCAGCTCTGTCACTTGCGGCGGCATGCTCGTCGGCAGGTGTGACGGTTTTGTTCGTGAGGGACACAGATTTCTGCAAAGCATATCCTCAGTTCTCATGTGGCAGATACCAAATTTCCACTACCATGGCATTCATCACATGGCTGTTAGTTGCAACATCTTCCCTAGTCATGTTTTGGATCTTGACATCTGCTTAA
- the LOC135598573 gene encoding PRA1 family protein A1-like → MDWGNVTTEDLIDALREVDWSSPPRPVSEFFSRFTLPRSYSKWNSRLKCNLYYYRTNYFLLIIFVLGLGFLRKPLAIIAAFLTGLSIAFLNDSFAVCFNEKVTRTVRQFSPHLAAKLRPPMTPVLRARSSAKRAIHICGCRRWVFVLIFSAASCILWLTSCNLLTILWALVIGLLAILLHASFRTPNLKARLNTFREEFRAVWRNYSEL, encoded by the exons ATGGATTGGGGCAACGTCACGACGGAGGATCTGATCGACGCCCTCCGAGAGGTGGACTGGTCCTCGCCGCCCCGCCCTGTCTCCGAGTTCTTCTCCCGCTTCACCCTCCCCCGATCCTACTCGAAATGGAACAGCCGCCTCAAGTGCAACCTGTACTA CTACCGCACAAATTACTTCCTTTTGATCATCTTCGTCCTAG GGTTGGGATTTCTTAGGAAACCTCTTGCAATTATTGCTGCTTTTCTGACAGGCCTAAGCATTGCTTTCCTAAATGATAG CTTTGCAGTTTGTTTCAATGAGAAAGTGACAAGGACTGTTAGGCAGTTCTCTCCACATCTGGCTGCAAAGTTGAGGCCACCTATGAC GCCTGTTCTTCGTGCACGGTCATCTGCAAAAAGGGCAATTCATATATGTGGATGTCGTCGCTGGGTGTTTGTCTTAATATTCTCAGCAG CTAGTTGCATCCTCTGGTTGACCTCCTGCAACCTCCTCACAATTCTTTGGGCACTTGTCATTGGACTACTTG CAATACTGCTTCATGCAAGCTTCCGAACACCTAATTTAAAAGCACGTCTTAACACATTCCGCGAGGAGTTCCGTGCAGTATGGCGCAATTATAGTGAGCTGTAA